The Chamaesiphon minutus PCC 6605 DNA window TGACCAGCACTATCTAAAGCTGCTTGATAAGCTACCTTAGAAGCTTGCGCTAATTGCATCTGACTATCCGAGTAACAATAGATACCCGATCGATACTGCGTACCCGCGTCGTTACCTTGACGCATTCCTTGAGTGGGATTATGGTTTTCCCAGAAGACTTTGAGCAGTTGTTGGTAGGTGATGACTGCGGGATCGAATACCACAAGTACCACCTCATTATGACCCGTCAAACCACTGCAAACTTCTTGATAAGTGGGATTGGGCGTGCTGCCAGCCGCATAGCCCACAGCGGTAATATAGACGCCTGCTGGCAGTTGCCAGAATTTACGTTCGGCACCCCAAAAGCAACCCATCCCAAATATCGCTTTTTCCATGTTGTCGGGGTATGGTGGTGCCAAAGGATTGCCATTGACAAAGTGCTTGGCGGGAATGGCCATCTTTTCTGCTCTACCGGGCAAAGCATCTGCTGGCGCGGGAATAGTTAATTTTTTACCACCAAAGAGGTTGGATAGCATAATTTTAGTTAATTTAGGGTGTGAAGATCGACGACTTGTCAGCCACAATAGTCTGTATAGATCGGGTTGCAAATGTCGGTATCTTCAATAACTGTAACGCATCCAACGGCTTCGATAAAATGTTGAAGGATTCGTATTTTGCGACTTGACAACCTGGTTGTTTGTGGATAGTCAGGTATATAATTACTGGCTAAGCAGCCAGCGATCGCGTAAATAGTGCTTTGGGAGATCGCGGATTGACTGCACGGATTAACATTTTACCTGGATATCGATCGTAACTATGGCCAAAAAGTCTGAAGTCAAAGAATCTAGTCTCTTGTACCAACGCTTGAAAGCTGCAATGCAAGACGGGATTAAAGTTTGGTTTGAAACCCGCGACAAAAGTTACTTCGGGATTCCGATTGGGATCGATCGCGATTTTGTTGAGGTATTGATTTTGGTTCCCGGTAGCGAGGACGAGTCATCGGAATACATCTTCCAGCGGGTGACATGGGTAGTTAGGTTAGCCTCGATTTCGGCGGTCGCTTATCCCTCAGAATACTGGTCTGCTGACAGATTGGATAGTCTCTTGGCTAAATCGGCACTAAATACCGAGAATTAGCTAAGGTCGCCGACCGAGCGATACCATGTCTATTCTTTCTAAAATATCAAAACTCGTTCGGTAGAGCATCTATCTATTGGGGGATGACTAGGTACTGCTAGTCATCCCCCTTTCCGATCGAGCGCGAATAACGCACTAAACTCCGATTGGCACGACCGATAAATAATCGATCGTGCCAATCGGATCGATACAGCTCGTCCGAACTACAGTGCTTGCTCTAGACGCGTTCGCGAATGGGAGCTGCTATCAATTCTGGTGTATGCGATGCGGGAGCTGGTTCCCACAGACTCAGGAGAATGGCATTGGTACTATTGCCCACCACATTTAACACGGTCTTAAATCCATCCGTCAATCGATCGATACCCGCGACAATGGCAATTCCTTCTAATGGCAATCCCGCCGCAGCTAATACCGTCGCCATCGTAATTAATGCCGAACCCGGTACGCCAGGAGTACAAAAAGAGACCAAGAAACTACTCAACCCGATCGAAAATAATAACGATGGCGTTAGCGGTACATGATAGATCTGGGCGATAAAAATTGCGTTGAATCCTTGCAAAATTGTCGCCCCATCGCGTTTTAGTGCCGTACCTAATGGCAGTGCAAAACTAGCAATTTCCGGTCGCAAGCCATACCCTTCTTGCATATTTTGCAAGACCATTGGTAACACAGCATTGGAGCTTGCAGTACCAAATCCGAGGAAAAAAGATGGCATTAAACTGCGGAAAAACTTTCCAGGTTCGGCTTTAATAACTGTTAGTAAAATGAGATAAAAGCTCGCCATAATTAACGTGGAAATAAATAATCCCAGTACGTACCAAGACAGCCTCACGATTAGCCCCAGCCCTTGAGTCGCGATCGTCGAACTAATCAAGGCAAATACGCCAATTGGAGCAATATATAAAATTACCGATAAGACTTTTTCACTAATTACATAAATACTTTCTAATAAATCGACAAATGGCTTGGCTTGCGCTTGCGCCATCTGAATTCCCGTCCCAAATAAAGCCGCCGAAATAATCACTTGTAAGAGATTGCCACTACTAAGCGCGCCTAACGGATTAGTCGGAATCAGACTCACTAACCAATCGATCGAATCTAAAGTCGCTGGAGCATCAGTTACCGCTGGAATCTCAAAACCCGTCACTCCCGCCCCAGGTTGCAGACCCACTGCCACTGCCATCCCGATACATAGCGAGATCGTACTCGTCACCACATAACAAGTCATCAGCTTCAATACATATCGCCCCACTTGCCCCGTCCCCTGAATCCGATTTACACCCAAAATTAAGGATGAGAAAATCAACGGCACTACTACAAATTGAATGATCCGTAAAAATCCCGCCCCAATCGGTGCGAGTAAATATCGATCGAGCGGCCCGATCGCCAGCGGAAATGTAGTATTTAAAACAGTCCCAAACGTCATGCCAACGGCGAGGGCAATCAGGATTAGTGCAGACAAATTCATAAATTAGGCTTTAGGTTTTAGGTATTAGGCTTTAGGAAATAGATTGGGCGATTAGTACTTTACTTTTTAGTTCAGTGTGGATTTAACATCATTTGTCGAAAGACGGCACCAATCAAAACTTAACACAAATATTTACATCACCTGCCACGCTTTTGGCTGAGTCGATGAGAGTGAGTAGATGGGTAAATGGGTAGATGGGTGAATGGGTAGTGGGTAAGAAGGTAAGGCTACGACGATCGATCGTCCTCTGCTGG harbors:
- the msrA gene encoding peptide-methionine (S)-S-oxide reductase MsrA, whose translation is MLSNLFGGKKLTIPAPADALPGRAEKMAIPAKHFVNGNPLAPPYPDNMEKAIFGMGCFWGAERKFWQLPAGVYITAVGYAAGSTPNPTYQEVCSGLTGHNEVVLVVFDPAVITYQQLLKVFWENHNPTQGMRQGNDAGTQYRSGIYCYSDSQMQLAQASKVAYQAALDSAGHKEITTEILTAPEFYYAEAYHQQYLAKNPGGYCGLGGTNVCMPENLSVAS
- a CDS encoding dicarboxylate/amino acid:cation symporter; its protein translation is MNLSALILIALAVGMTFGTVLNTTFPLAIGPLDRYLLAPIGAGFLRIIQFVVVPLIFSSLILGVNRIQGTGQVGRYVLKLMTCYVVTSTISLCIGMAVAVGLQPGAGVTGFEIPAVTDAPATLDSIDWLVSLIPTNPLGALSSGNLLQVIISAALFGTGIQMAQAQAKPFVDLLESIYVISEKVLSVILYIAPIGVFALISSTIATQGLGLIVRLSWYVLGLFISTLIMASFYLILLTVIKAEPGKFFRSLMPSFFLGFGTASSNAVLPMVLQNMQEGYGLRPEIASFALPLGTALKRDGATILQGFNAIFIAQIYHVPLTPSLLFSIGLSSFLVSFCTPGVPGSALITMATVLAAAGLPLEGIAIVAGIDRLTDGFKTVLNVVGNSTNAILLSLWEPAPASHTPELIAAPIRERV